The following proteins are co-located in the Phocoena phocoena chromosome 1, mPhoPho1.1, whole genome shotgun sequence genome:
- the LOC136118576 gene encoding WAS/WASL-interacting protein family member 2-like codes for MVFALKQLIIPRSNPPPPPPPPYSTFCSGTEDPPSPRKESARRAEVRRGQRISQTGSESSCTSLLLAKGQISRERGRGKSVIRALRGHAEPWWDVVRCGELNAGKEATLAIGLPRPAHVNPVGGEGLGVGTGRAVHSCPTGWSHHRGSSLKRSPLPRRAALWGHRRTRGGRGGHPGSRAAQAETAVLRQERGDPALGLCRQVQARGLPIGCGGGGSLAPPRAGGAPSPAAALPGSAEARARRVRVRAARLRPAPAPSLSPRRRRALGSSGSGRTGDSSGARGRTAVLPRATPAPVRSRSLGRESAGAGGWSRAPPPPPPPPPPPPPPPPPPPPPPPPPPPPPPPPPPPPLPSRSLAQRRQQRSRTDAG; via the coding sequence CCCCAGAAGCaacccccccccgccgccccctccTCCGTACTCCACCTTCTGCAGCGGCACCGaggaccctccctctccccgcaaGGAGAGCGCGCGCCGGGCGGAGGTTCGGAGGGGCCAGCGGATCTCCCAGACAGGCTCAGAGTCCTCCTGCACAAGCCTGCTGCTCGCAAAAGGGCAAATATcaagggagcgggggagggggaagagtgtcATTCGGGCTCTGAGGGGACACGCAGAGCCTTGGTGGGACGTGGTGAGGTGCGGAGAGCTAAACGCAGGAAAGGAAGCGACTTTGGCAATTggcctcccccgccccgcccacgtGAACCCCGTCGGTGGTGAGGGTCTTGGGGTGGGGACCGGCCGGGCTGTGCACTCTTGTCCCACGGGTTGGAGCCACCACCGCGGCAGCAGCCTAAAGCGGAGCCCTCTCCCGCGCCGTGCCGCGCTCTGGGGGCACCGGAGGACGCGCGGAGGCCGCGGCGGCCACCCGGGCTCGCGCGCAGCCCAGGCGGAGACCGCCGTCCTGCGCCAGGAAAGGGGCGATCCGGCCCTAGGCCTGTGCCGACAGGTGCAGGCGCGCGGGCTTCCGATTGGTTGCGGCGGCGGCGGGTCCCTTGCCCCTCCCCGCGCCGGCGGGGCCCCTTCCCCAGCCGCGGCGCTGCCTGGGTCTGCGGAGGCGCGTGCCCGCCGCGTGCGTGTCCGGGCCGCGCgcctccgccccgcccccgccccctccctctctccgcGCCGCCGCCGCGCGCTCGGGAGCTCAGGTAGCGGGCGCACGGGTGACTCCTCGGGGGCGCGCGGCCGGACTGCCGTCCTCCCCCGCGCAACTCCCGCACCAGTCCGCTCCCggagcctggggagggagagCGCGGGCGCGGGGGGCTGGAGccgggcgccgccgccgccgccgccgccgccgccgccgccgccgccgccgccgccgccgccgccgccgccgccgccgccgccgccgccgccgccgccgccgccgccgccgccgccgcttccGTCTCGCTCGCTCGCGCAGCGGCGGCAGCAGAGGTCGCGCACAGATGCGGGTTAG